From a single Sinomonas atrocyanea genomic region:
- a CDS encoding helix-turn-helix domain-containing protein, producing MSVQDWELRHYRFLAALAAEGSIGGAARAIGMAQPNASRLLEQMERQAGFPLARRTPQGTRLTDRGRVIAGLAAEVVGAAENVGRAVGALEGAAGPCTCARRSRWPSTSCRGGSPRPSSAWTV from the coding sequence ATGTCTGTGCAGGATTGGGAGCTGCGGCACTACCGGTTCCTCGCGGCGCTCGCCGCCGAGGGCAGCATCGGCGGGGCGGCCCGTGCCATCGGGATGGCCCAGCCCAATGCCTCGCGCCTGCTCGAGCAGATGGAGCGCCAGGCGGGGTTCCCCCTGGCCCGGCGGACCCCGCAGGGGACGCGGCTCACGGACCGCGGCCGGGTGATCGCGGGGCTCGCCGCGGAGGTCGTCGGCGCCGCCGAGAACGTGGGCCGGGCGGTCGGCGCGCTCGAGGGGGCCGCGGGACCCTGCACCTGTGCGCGTCGCTCACGGTGGCCGAGCACCTCATGCCGGGGTGGCTCGCCGCGGCCCAGCAGCGCCTGGACGGTGTGA
- a CDS encoding arylsulfotransferase family protein has translation MIRVSRRHFLQGAGIAVVGAVAGAGVARSSIFPLPPSAAAATPAPSPSASAAAGPPDRTFVTTKLTAARVSVWTAGTTAPGLLFTGPMGHGTNGLIMDNSGAPVWMEPTGAGVTDLRVQTYRGKPVLTYWSGTGIGGHGEGVGVIKDTAYTTIAQVSAGNGLKADLHEFTLTAAGTALLTSYPTVQADLTALGGPTAGYMYDCHVQEVDVASGAVLFDWTASAHIDLTESFVRPADDATANGATAATAFDPFHVNSVDRRPDGYLVSARHTHAAYLVAPDGAVRWRLGGVRNEFSIPDSAAFAWQHDVRQRPGGVISMFDNHYKDGTTGTSRGLILAVDEGARRVTLKLALQRGGHRGNAMGNVQFLDNGHYLVGWGSDPAATEFTADGTPVAEATGIGGGCYRAYRHVWSATPTTLPDVAVVPGNGSTMQAFASWNGATEVASWRFLTGSSPQSLAEAAHVKKRGFETNAAVATAAHLAAQALDAKGSVLATSAVIAA, from the coding sequence ATGATCAGGGTCAGCCGCCGCCACTTCCTCCAGGGCGCGGGGATCGCCGTCGTCGGGGCTGTCGCCGGCGCCGGGGTTGCCCGGTCGAGCATCTTCCCCCTCCCCCCGAGCGCGGCGGCCGCCACGCCCGCGCCCAGCCCGTCCGCCTCGGCGGCCGCCGGCCCTCCCGACCGGACCTTCGTCACCACCAAGCTGACCGCGGCGCGGGTGAGCGTCTGGACCGCGGGCACGACGGCGCCGGGCCTGCTCTTCACCGGCCCCATGGGGCACGGGACGAACGGGCTCATCATGGACAACTCCGGGGCGCCGGTATGGATGGAGCCGACCGGAGCCGGGGTCACGGACCTGCGCGTGCAGACGTACCGGGGAAAGCCCGTCCTCACCTATTGGTCCGGGACGGGGATCGGCGGCCACGGCGAAGGGGTCGGCGTCATCAAGGACACGGCCTACACGACCATCGCCCAGGTCTCCGCCGGGAACGGGCTCAAGGCCGACCTGCACGAGTTCACCCTCACCGCCGCCGGCACGGCGCTGCTGACCTCCTACCCCACGGTGCAGGCCGACCTCACCGCGCTCGGAGGCCCCACGGCGGGATACATGTACGACTGCCACGTGCAGGAGGTCGACGTCGCGAGCGGGGCCGTGCTCTTCGACTGGACGGCGTCCGCGCACATCGACCTGACCGAGTCCTTCGTCAGGCCCGCGGACGATGCCACGGCCAACGGGGCCACAGCCGCGACGGCCTTCGACCCGTTCCATGTCAACTCCGTGGACCGCCGCCCGGACGGGTACCTCGTCTCCGCGCGCCACACCCACGCCGCGTACCTCGTCGCCCCGGACGGCGCGGTGAGATGGCGCCTGGGCGGGGTACGGAACGAGTTCTCGATCCCGGACTCGGCGGCGTTCGCCTGGCAGCATGACGTCCGCCAGCGGCCGGGCGGTGTCATCAGCATGTTCGACAACCACTACAAGGACGGCACGACCGGGACCTCCCGCGGCCTGATCCTCGCGGTGGACGAGGGCGCCCGCCGGGTCACGCTCAAGCTCGCCCTCCAGCGGGGCGGCCACCGGGGCAACGCCATGGGCAACGTGCAGTTCCTCGACAACGGCCACTACCTCGTCGGCTGGGGATCGGACCCCGCCGCCACCGAGTTCACGGCGGACGGCACGCCCGTCGCCGAGGCCACCGGGATCGGCGGCGGCTGCTACCGGGCCTACCGCCACGTCTGGAGCGCGACGCCGACAACCCTGCCCGATGTCGCCGTCGTTCCCGGCAACGGCTCCACGATGCAGGCCTTCGCCAGCTGGAACGGCGCCACCGAAGTGGCGAGCTGGCGGTTCCTCACGGGAAGCAGCCCGCAGTCGCTCGCCGAGGCCGCCCACGTGAAGAAGCGGGGGTTCGAGACGAACGCCGCCGTGGCCACGGCCGCACACCTGGCGGCGCAGGCCCTCGACGCGAAGGGCTCCGTCCTCGCGACATCTGCGGTGATCGCGGCGTAG
- a CDS encoding DMT family transporter, whose amino-acid sequence MSAAREHRLGVVCVIGASVLWGTTGTASALAPGVTPLAVGAASMGFGGLLLAATAARQMGRHRATLARSWRLVGTGGAAVLVYALAFYTSMRLAGVAIGTAVSIGGAPVAAALLERLVDGRRLSRRWAVGAALGIAGAVVLCLARGGAEPGQVTQTLAGVALGALAAASYALYSFTSHRLIGAGAASRAAVGATFGAAALGLLVVLGFTGRAFLDSGQNLAVGAYLAVVPMFAGYILFGWGLSRVPASTATTVSLAEPVVAAALAVLVVGERLPLAGWAGMGLIVACLAVLTVPLPARSRRRARPEPLRVEG is encoded by the coding sequence GTGAGCGCTGCCCGCGAGCACCGGCTGGGAGTCGTCTGCGTCATCGGCGCCTCCGTCCTGTGGGGGACCACGGGCACGGCCTCAGCGCTCGCCCCGGGGGTGACGCCCCTCGCCGTCGGCGCGGCGTCCATGGGCTTCGGCGGCCTCCTCCTCGCCGCGACGGCCGCCCGGCAGATGGGCCGCCACCGCGCGACCCTTGCGCGCTCGTGGCGGCTCGTCGGAACCGGCGGGGCCGCGGTGCTCGTCTACGCCCTCGCCTTCTACACCTCGATGCGGCTGGCCGGCGTGGCCATCGGCACGGCCGTGTCGATCGGGGGAGCGCCCGTCGCGGCCGCCCTCCTCGAGCGCCTCGTCGATGGCCGCCGGCTCTCCCGCAGATGGGCGGTCGGGGCCGCCTTGGGCATCGCCGGCGCCGTGGTCCTGTGCCTCGCACGGGGCGGCGCCGAGCCCGGACAGGTGACCCAGACGCTCGCCGGGGTCGCGCTGGGGGCCCTCGCCGCGGCGTCGTACGCGCTCTACTCCTTCACCAGCCACCGCCTCATCGGCGCCGGCGCGGCGTCCCGCGCCGCGGTGGGCGCGACCTTCGGCGCCGCTGCGCTCGGGCTCCTCGTGGTGCTCGGGTTCACGGGGAGGGCGTTCCTCGACTCAGGGCAGAACCTGGCCGTGGGCGCCTACTTGGCCGTGGTGCCCATGTTCGCGGGCTACATCCTGTTCGGCTGGGGCCTCAGCCGCGTCCCGGCCAGCACGGCGACCACGGTGTCCCTGGCCGAGCCGGTCGTCGCGGCCGCGCTCGCCGTCCTGGTGGTGGGGGAGCGGCTCCCCCTCGCGGGCTGGGCCGGGATGGGCCTCATCGTCGCGTGCCTTGCGGTGCTGACGGTGCCGCTTCCCGCCCGGTCGCGGCGCCGTGCGCGCCCGGAACCGCTCAGGGTGGAGGGATAG
- a CDS encoding PHP domain-containing protein, whose translation MDPVEALREIAFWLEREQAETYRVKAFRTAAGILAAMPPEDVAARAQNGSLRRVKGIGDRTFGVAREAVDGEVPAYLRELRDRAATPLAEGGESIRGQLRGDLHAHSDWSDGGSPLAEMAEAARWLGREYQALTDHSPTLTIARGLDAERLRRQIDAVAEVNASLGGDGFRMLTGIEVDILEDGTLDQTPELLGRLDVVVASVHSKLRSEPGPMTRRMLAAIDDPHTNVLGHCTGRLLRGSRGTRPESQFDAARVFEACAAAGVAVEINSRPERQDPPDRLIQTALDAGCLFSIDTDAHAPGQLDFLQYGAARAEANGVPAERIVTTWPLAKLLEWTSRRR comes from the coding sequence GTGGACCCCGTCGAGGCGCTCCGGGAGATCGCGTTCTGGCTGGAGCGGGAACAGGCGGAGACCTACCGCGTCAAGGCCTTCCGCACGGCGGCGGGAATCCTGGCCGCGATGCCGCCCGAGGACGTGGCGGCGCGGGCGCAGAACGGCAGCCTGCGCAGGGTCAAGGGCATCGGGGACCGCACCTTTGGCGTGGCCCGGGAGGCGGTCGACGGCGAGGTCCCCGCCTACCTGCGCGAGCTCCGCGACCGCGCGGCGACCCCCCTGGCCGAGGGCGGCGAGAGCATCCGCGGGCAGCTGCGCGGCGATCTGCACGCCCACTCCGACTGGTCCGACGGCGGTTCCCCGTTGGCCGAGATGGCCGAGGCCGCCCGCTGGCTGGGCAGGGAGTACCAGGCCCTCACCGACCATTCGCCGACCCTGACCATCGCGCGCGGGCTCGACGCCGAGCGGCTCCGCCGCCAGATCGATGCCGTCGCCGAGGTGAATGCCTCCCTCGGAGGCGACGGGTTCCGGATGCTGACGGGCATCGAGGTGGACATCCTCGAGGACGGCACCCTGGACCAGACGCCCGAACTGCTCGGCCGGCTCGACGTCGTGGTCGCGAGCGTGCACTCGAAGCTGCGCTCGGAGCCCGGTCCGATGACCCGGCGCATGCTCGCCGCGATCGACGACCCGCACACGAACGTGCTCGGCCACTGCACCGGGCGGCTCCTGCGCGGCTCCCGGGGCACGCGCCCCGAGTCGCAGTTCGACGCCGCGCGGGTGTTCGAGGCCTGCGCGGCCGCAGGGGTCGCCGTCGAGATCAACTCGCGGCCCGAGCGGCAGGACCCGCCCGACCGCCTCATCCAGACGGCGCTCGACGCCGGCTGCCTCTTCAGCATCGACACGGACGCCCATGCCCCCGGCCAGCTGGACTTCCTGCAGTACGGGGCCGCACGCGCCGAGGCCAACGGGGTCCCGGCCGAGAGGATCGTCACGACCTGGCCGCTGGCGAAGCTGCTCGAGTGGACGTCGCGGCGCCGCTGA
- a CDS encoding SDR family oxidoreductase: MAFEPRTAIVTGSDSGIGRATAVALAEAGLDVGITWHTDRDGAERTADAVRAAGRRAVVEQFDAADAPRCADTVDALADQLGRLDVFVNNAGTGANVPFLEMDYERWRGIVATDLDGPFVCLQRAARRMVAQGSGGRLIAVTSVHEHQPRVGSSAYDAAKHGLGGLIKTMALELGAAGITANSVAPGEIATPMTGQEDEDPRTVHRPGVPLGRPGDAREVAAVIAFLASPASAYVTGASWTVDGGMLQMGPQAGSHLTDDAWREG; encoded by the coding sequence ATGGCCTTCGAGCCCCGCACCGCCATCGTCACAGGATCGGACTCCGGGATCGGGCGGGCCACCGCGGTCGCCCTCGCCGAAGCCGGGCTCGACGTCGGCATCACCTGGCACACCGACAGAGACGGCGCCGAGCGCACCGCCGACGCCGTGCGTGCCGCCGGACGGCGCGCCGTCGTCGAGCAGTTCGACGCCGCCGATGCGCCCCGCTGCGCCGACACCGTGGATGCGCTCGCCGACCAGCTCGGCCGGCTCGACGTGTTCGTCAACAACGCCGGCACCGGTGCCAACGTCCCGTTCCTCGAGATGGACTACGAGCGCTGGCGCGGCATCGTCGCGACGGACCTCGACGGGCCCTTCGTGTGCCTCCAGCGCGCCGCGCGGCGGATGGTCGCCCAAGGCTCCGGCGGCCGCCTGATCGCTGTCACGAGCGTGCACGAGCACCAGCCGCGGGTCGGGTCGTCCGCCTACGACGCCGCCAAGCACGGCCTCGGCGGCCTCATCAAGACGATGGCACTCGAGCTCGGGGCCGCGGGGATCACCGCAAATTCCGTGGCCCCCGGCGAGATCGCCACGCCGATGACCGGGCAGGAGGACGAGGACCCCCGTACCGTCCACCGGCCCGGAGTGCCCCTCGGCCGGCCGGGCGACGCGCGCGAGGTCGCCGCCGTCATCGCCTTCCTCGCCTCGCCGGCCTCCGCCTACGTGACGGGCGCCTCTTGGACCGTGGACGGCGGGATGCTGCAGATGGGCCCCCAGGCGGGGTCCCACCTCACCGACGACGCCTGGCGCGAGGGGTAG
- a CDS encoding LCP family protein, giving the protein MTESGPGRDRGARRRRIRSRLLLAAAALLVVIGAGTAWLVLVRPPAPGPAAPVTASAGPTAGPSPTAAASLPDLGSGPMNILLLGSDIRGSARDALARQAASGGAVDQRADMMMLLHVQADHRRVFGISIMRDTWVTIPGHGESKINASLALGGPQLAAATVGSILSVHIDHWILLDFDGFKAITDALGGVDVNVPVAFTATFDTHHRFVRGTNHLDGQAALEFVRERYAFPDGDYQRVRDQQAFVRSVIAQILAQGRVGDPAGTLALIGAAAPHLVTDEGLGAKGLAVLAYGLRRVDPSSDVFFTLPTSGTGTSPDGQSIVIADRAGIASVASALGSDSLGQYAALHRLS; this is encoded by the coding sequence ATGACGGAATCCGGCCCAGGCCGCGACCGCGGCGCACGACGGCGCCGGATCCGCTCGCGCCTGCTGCTCGCCGCCGCGGCACTCCTCGTGGTGATCGGCGCGGGCACCGCCTGGCTCGTCCTCGTCCGCCCGCCGGCACCCGGCCCCGCCGCGCCGGTGACGGCCTCCGCGGGCCCGACGGCCGGCCCCAGCCCGACCGCAGCGGCATCGTTGCCCGATCTGGGCTCCGGCCCGATGAACATCCTCCTGCTCGGCAGCGACATCCGGGGCAGCGCTCGGGACGCCCTCGCCCGCCAGGCCGCCTCGGGGGGTGCCGTGGACCAGCGGGCCGACATGATGATGCTCCTGCACGTCCAGGCCGACCACCGCCGGGTGTTCGGGATCTCGATCATGCGCGACACCTGGGTGACGATCCCGGGGCACGGAGAGTCGAAGATCAACGCGAGCCTTGCCCTCGGCGGCCCGCAGCTCGCGGCGGCCACCGTCGGCTCGATCCTCTCGGTCCACATCGACCACTGGATCCTGCTGGACTTCGACGGCTTCAAGGCAATCACGGACGCCCTCGGGGGAGTCGACGTGAACGTGCCCGTCGCGTTCACCGCGACGTTCGACACCCACCACCGCTTCGTCCGCGGCACCAACCACCTCGACGGCCAGGCTGCCCTCGAATTCGTGCGCGAACGCTACGCCTTCCCCGACGGCGACTACCAGCGGGTCCGCGACCAGCAGGCCTTCGTCCGATCCGTGATCGCCCAGATCCTCGCCCAGGGGCGGGTGGGGGATCCGGCCGGCACCCTCGCCCTGATCGGGGCGGCCGCCCCGCACCTGGTCACCGACGAGGGCCTCGGTGCCAAGGGGCTCGCCGTGCTCGCCTACGGACTGCGGCGCGTGGACCCGTCGTCGGACGTCTTCTTCACCCTGCCGACGTCCGGCACGGGCACCTCGCCGGACGGCCAGTCGATCGTGATCGCGGACCGTGCGGGGATCGCCTCGGTGGCGTCGGCGCTCGGCAGCGACAGCCTCGGCCAGTACGCCGCACTGCACCGCCTCTCCTAG
- a CDS encoding ATP-binding cassette domain-containing protein — MHPADSHDVIRVQGARENNLKDVSLELPKRRLTVFTGVSGSGKSSLVFATIAAESQRMINETYSTFVQGFMPTMARPDVDLLEGLTTAIIVDQERLGANVRSTVGTVTDANAMLRMLFSRLGDPHIGSAQAFSFNVPSVTGAGAIRTAAGRTEKRSFTVVGGMCPCCEGTGQVSDFDLDALYDASKSLAGGALKVPGYSMDGWYGRIFAGSGYFDMDKPIGQFTEKELDDLLRREPTKIKVEGINLTYEGLIPKIQKSMLSKDRESMQPHIRAFVERAITFQPCPECGGTRLAEGARSSKIRGLSIADVCALQITDLAEWVRRLEEPSVAPLLKGLQHLLDSFVGIGLGYLSLERASGTLSGGEAQRTKMIRHLGSSLTDVTYVFDEPTIGLHPHDIQRMNELLLQLRDKGNTVLVVEHKPEAIEIADHVVDLGPGAGSAGGEVCFEGTVEALRGSGTRTGRHLDDRARPKGTVRAPKGHLAVRGASTNNLKDVDVDVPLGVLTVVTGVAGSGKSSLIHGSVAPAEGVVTIDQGAIKGSRRSNPATYTGLLEPIRKAFAKANGVKPALFSANSEGACPVCNGAGVIYTELGFMDTVTTPCEECEGRRYQPAVLEFTLGGRNIAEVLEMAVEDAERFFSEPEAAIPAAHRILRRLADVGLGYLSLGQPLTTLSGGERQRLKLAAQMGERGTVYVLDEPTTGLHLADVEQLLGLLDRLVDAGRSVIVIEHHQAVMAHADWIIDLGPGAGHDGGRVVFEGTPADLVAARSTLTGEYLARYVGA; from the coding sequence ATGCACCCAGCCGACTCCCATGATGTGATCCGCGTCCAGGGCGCGCGGGAGAACAATCTCAAGGACGTCAGCCTCGAGCTCCCCAAGCGCCGGCTCACCGTCTTCACCGGGGTCTCGGGCTCCGGCAAGAGCTCGCTCGTGTTCGCGACCATCGCCGCGGAGTCGCAGCGCATGATCAACGAGACGTACTCCACCTTCGTCCAGGGCTTCATGCCGACCATGGCCCGCCCCGATGTCGACCTCCTCGAGGGCCTCACCACCGCCATCATCGTCGACCAGGAGCGCCTGGGCGCCAACGTGCGCTCCACGGTGGGCACCGTGACCGATGCGAACGCCATGCTGCGGATGCTCTTCAGCCGGCTGGGCGATCCGCACATCGGCTCTGCGCAGGCGTTCTCGTTCAACGTCCCCTCGGTGACCGGCGCCGGAGCGATCAGGACGGCCGCCGGCCGGACCGAGAAGCGCTCCTTCACCGTCGTCGGCGGGATGTGCCCCTGCTGCGAGGGCACGGGGCAGGTCAGCGACTTCGACCTCGACGCCCTGTACGACGCCTCGAAGTCCCTCGCTGGGGGCGCGCTCAAGGTTCCCGGCTACAGCATGGACGGCTGGTACGGGAGGATCTTCGCCGGGTCCGGGTACTTCGACATGGACAAGCCGATCGGGCAGTTCACCGAGAAGGAACTCGACGACCTGCTCCGCCGCGAGCCGACCAAGATCAAGGTCGAGGGCATCAACCTCACCTACGAGGGCCTCATCCCGAAGATCCAGAAGTCGATGCTGTCGAAGGACCGCGAGTCGATGCAGCCGCACATCCGGGCCTTCGTGGAGCGGGCGATCACCTTCCAGCCATGCCCCGAGTGCGGCGGCACGCGCCTCGCCGAGGGCGCGCGCTCGTCGAAGATCAGGGGCCTGAGCATCGCCGACGTGTGCGCCCTGCAGATCACCGACCTGGCCGAGTGGGTGCGCCGGCTCGAGGAGCCGTCCGTGGCGCCGCTGCTGAAGGGCCTGCAGCACCTGCTCGACTCCTTCGTGGGCATCGGGCTGGGCTACCTCTCGCTCGAGCGGGCCTCCGGCACGCTCTCGGGCGGGGAGGCGCAGCGCACCAAGATGATCCGCCACCTCGGCTCGTCCCTCACCGACGTCACGTACGTCTTCGACGAGCCGACCATCGGCCTGCACCCGCATGACATCCAGCGCATGAACGAGCTCCTCCTCCAGCTGAGGGACAAGGGGAACACGGTGCTCGTCGTCGAGCACAAGCCCGAGGCGATCGAGATCGCGGACCACGTGGTCGACCTCGGCCCGGGCGCAGGCTCCGCCGGCGGTGAGGTCTGCTTCGAGGGCACCGTCGAGGCGCTGCGGGGGAGCGGGACCCGCACCGGGCGGCACCTGGACGACAGGGCCCGTCCCAAGGGCACCGTGCGAGCCCCGAAGGGCCATCTCGCAGTGCGCGGCGCCTCGACGAACAACCTCAAGGACGTCGACGTCGATGTCCCGCTCGGTGTGCTGACCGTGGTCACCGGCGTGGCAGGCTCCGGGAAGAGTTCGCTCATCCACGGCTCGGTCGCACCCGCCGAGGGGGTCGTCACCATCGACCAGGGCGCGATCAAGGGATCCCGGCGCAGCAACCCGGCGACGTACACGGGCCTGCTCGAGCCGATCCGGAAGGCCTTCGCAAAGGCCAACGGCGTCAAGCCGGCGCTGTTCAGTGCCAACTCCGAGGGCGCGTGCCCGGTGTGCAACGGCGCCGGGGTGATCTACACCGAGCTGGGCTTCATGGACACCGTCACCACGCCCTGCGAGGAGTGCGAGGGCAGGCGCTACCAGCCGGCGGTGCTCGAGTTCACGCTGGGAGGCCGGAACATCGCCGAGGTGCTGGAAATGGCTGTCGAGGACGCCGAGCGCTTCTTCTCCGAGCCCGAGGCCGCGATCCCCGCCGCGCACAGGATCCTGAGGCGGCTGGCCGACGTGGGGCTGGGGTACCTCTCGCTCGGGCAGCCGCTCACCACGCTCTCGGGCGGAGAACGGCAGCGGCTCAAGCTCGCCGCGCAGATGGGGGAGAGGGGCACCGTCTACGTCCTCGACGAGCCGACCACGGGCCTGCACCTGGCCGACGTCGAGCAGCTGCTCGGCCTGCTCGACCGCCTCGTGGACGCCGGCAGGTCCGTGATCGTGATCGAGCACCATCAGGCGGTCATGGCCCACGCCGACTGGATCATCGACCTCGGGCCGGGGGCGGGGCACGACGGCGGCCGGGTCGTCTTCGAGGGGACTCCCGCCGACCTCGTGGCGGCCCGGTCGACCCTGACGGGGGAGTACCTCGCCCGATACGTCGGAGCTTAA
- a CDS encoding DUF2277 domain-containing protein: protein MCRNIHTLHNFEPSATSEEIQAAALQYVRKIAGTTKPSKANQDAFDHAVAEIAHITAHLLDDLVATTPPKNREEEAAKARARAERSGRYATA, encoded by the coding sequence ATGTGCCGGAACATCCACACCCTCCATAACTTCGAGCCCTCGGCCACGTCAGAGGAGATCCAGGCGGCCGCCCTGCAGTACGTGCGCAAGATCGCGGGCACCACGAAGCCCTCGAAGGCGAACCAGGACGCGTTCGACCACGCCGTCGCTGAGATCGCCCACATCACTGCGCACCTGCTCGACGATCTGGTGGCGACGACGCCGCCGAAGAACCGCGAAGAGGAAGCGGCGAAGGCGCGCGCCCGGGCAGAGCGCTCGGGACGGTACGCGACGGCCTAG
- a CDS encoding ABC1 kinase family protein codes for MHGSSGPQDPQGPAAAGRHLERYRQIAETLARHGLGFAIGAAGLQRWVPLQHGLLGHEARQEPYSNPEHLRLALEQLGPTFIKLGQALSTRHDLLPGPYRQELARLQDQAPPVPAAAVVEAIERELGGAPQEVFASFDPSPLASASLGQAHAATLADGTEVVVKVRRPGVVEQVELDLEIIANLAAQAARHWDAAADYDVPGIAEEFAQTLRAELDYLAEARNAERFRAAFSADPGIHVPRVHWDTTTSRVLTLERIRGIKISDLAALDAAGIDRPALAARYADAVAKMVFEDSFFHADPHPGNLFVEPDPARPGGRIGLIDFGMVGTVDPQLRAHLSALLIALARRDPRAAARALSDASTGRKRPDLGRLSEDLAPVMRLYAERPLSEVPLGAFVRELLGVVRRYRLQLPRELALLLRMLVMVESLAVTLDPGFQFAAVIGPWAESLALERLAPPAVLRRLGHAGSELLDAAERLPRQLRSLEDALERGGAQVSLRPGELEELISHLDSAARLVAAATLAAAFVRGVGEILVSQPPGHPRGLRTVLTGAGIAASGSLAAYLAWTGRRRS; via the coding sequence ATGCACGGCAGCAGCGGCCCGCAGGATCCTCAGGGCCCGGCGGCGGCCGGCAGGCACCTGGAGCGGTACCGGCAGATCGCCGAGACCCTCGCGCGCCACGGCCTCGGCTTCGCTATCGGCGCCGCCGGGCTGCAGCGGTGGGTCCCGCTGCAGCACGGGCTCCTCGGCCACGAGGCCCGCCAGGAGCCCTATTCCAATCCCGAGCACCTGCGGCTGGCCCTCGAACAGCTCGGCCCCACCTTCATCAAGCTCGGCCAGGCCCTCTCCACCCGGCACGATCTCCTTCCGGGCCCCTACCGGCAGGAACTGGCCCGCCTCCAGGACCAGGCTCCGCCCGTCCCGGCGGCCGCCGTGGTGGAGGCCATCGAACGGGAGCTTGGGGGAGCCCCGCAGGAAGTGTTCGCCTCCTTCGATCCCTCCCCGCTGGCCAGCGCCTCCCTGGGCCAGGCCCACGCGGCCACCCTGGCCGACGGGACGGAGGTGGTGGTCAAGGTCCGCCGGCCCGGGGTGGTGGAGCAGGTCGAGCTCGACCTGGAGATCATCGCCAACCTCGCCGCCCAGGCCGCGCGGCATTGGGATGCCGCCGCGGACTACGACGTGCCCGGCATTGCCGAGGAGTTCGCCCAGACGTTGCGGGCCGAGCTGGACTACCTGGCCGAGGCCCGCAACGCGGAGCGCTTCCGCGCCGCCTTCTCCGCAGACCCGGGGATCCACGTGCCCCGGGTCCATTGGGACACCACCACCTCCCGTGTCCTGACCCTCGAGAGGATCCGGGGCATCAAGATCAGCGACCTGGCGGCGCTCGACGCCGCGGGGATCGACCGCCCGGCCTTGGCGGCCCGCTACGCAGATGCCGTGGCGAAGATGGTCTTCGAGGACTCCTTCTTCCACGCCGATCCACATCCGGGGAACCTGTTCGTCGAGCCCGACCCTGCGCGCCCGGGCGGCCGGATCGGGCTGATCGACTTCGGCATGGTCGGCACGGTGGATCCTCAGCTCCGCGCCCACCTCTCTGCGCTGCTGATCGCGCTGGCGCGCCGGGATCCTCGCGCCGCGGCGCGAGCCCTCTCGGACGCCTCCACCGGCAGGAAGCGCCCGGACCTGGGGCGCCTGAGCGAAGACCTGGCCCCGGTCATGCGCCTGTATGCCGAGCGGCCACTGTCTGAGGTGCCGCTCGGGGCGTTCGTCCGGGAGCTCCTCGGCGTCGTGCGCCGGTATCGCCTCCAACTGCCCCGAGAACTGGCCCTGCTGCTGCGGATGCTCGTGATGGTCGAGTCTCTGGCCGTCACCCTGGATCCGGGGTTCCAGTTCGCCGCCGTGATCGGGCCCTGGGCCGAATCCCTCGCCCTGGAGCGGCTCGCTCCGCCCGCTGTCCTCCGTCGCCTGGGCCACGCCGGAAGCGAGTTGCTGGACGCAGCCGAACGCCTGCCCCGCCAGCTCCGCTCCCTGGAAGATGCTCTGGAGCGCGGGGGAGCCCAGGTCAGCCTCCGCCCCGGCGAGCTGGAAGAACTGATCTCGCACCTGGACTCGGCCGCCCGTCTGGTGGCCGCCGCCACCCTTGCCGCGGCGTTCGTCCGGGGCGTCGGGGAGATCCTCGTCTCCCAGCCCCCAGGGCACCCTCGGGGCCTGCGGACGGTCCTCACAGGGGCCGGCATCGCCGCCTCCGGCTCGCTGGCGGCCTACCTCGCGTGGACCGGGCGCCGGCGGTCCTGA